One window of Chloroflexus aggregans DSM 9485 genomic DNA carries:
- the pyrC gene encoding dihydroorotase, whose amino-acid sequence MIISLSTPLDMHLHLREGAMLRLVAPFSAAQFAGAVIMPNLVPPVDNADRLARYRAEIEAATAPYPFLPLMTLFFRPYDAATLQGLRDQIFAVKLYPEGVTTNSAGGVRDLTTIEPTLALMEALGIPLLVHGESHGFVLDREAEFLPVYERWARTFPRLRIVMEHITTAAALDLLERYPNLFATVTLHHLLITLDDVAGGLLQPHLFCKPIAKRPSDRDALLAAALRGHPKLMFGSDSAPHPIDRKEAAFCAAGVFSAPVLLPMLVELFERHDALDNLPAFVGGNACRIHGLTPPPRTVQLIAESWQVPARYGDVVPFAAGQTLRWRLVE is encoded by the coding sequence ATGATCATCTCACTGTCTACACCGCTTGATATGCATCTGCATCTGCGCGAAGGAGCGATGCTCCGCCTTGTCGCACCCTTTTCCGCTGCCCAATTCGCCGGTGCAGTTATCATGCCCAATCTCGTACCACCGGTCGATAATGCCGACCGGCTTGCTCGCTATCGTGCCGAAATTGAGGCAGCGACGGCGCCTTACCCCTTTCTCCCGTTAATGACCCTCTTCTTTCGCCCTTACGATGCGGCGACGTTACAAGGATTACGTGACCAGATTTTTGCCGTTAAGCTTTACCCTGAAGGTGTGACCACGAATAGCGCCGGCGGTGTGCGTGATCTCACGACAATCGAGCCGACGCTGGCCCTTATGGAAGCGCTTGGTATCCCGCTGCTCGTTCATGGTGAGAGCCATGGCTTTGTCCTCGACCGTGAGGCTGAGTTCTTGCCCGTGTACGAACGATGGGCACGCACATTTCCGCGTTTGCGGATTGTGATGGAGCATATCACAACCGCTGCCGCACTCGATCTGCTTGAACGGTATCCGAACCTCTTCGCAACTGTGACACTGCATCACCTCTTGATCACCCTCGATGATGTGGCCGGTGGCTTGCTGCAACCACATCTCTTCTGTAAGCCGATTGCCAAACGACCGAGCGATCGTGATGCGCTCTTGGCGGCTGCTTTACGCGGTCATCCGAAATTGATGTTCGGTAGCGACTCGGCGCCACATCCGATTGATCGCAAAGAGGCCGCGTTTTGCGCTGCCGGTGTCTTCTCGGCACCGGTGCTGTTGCCAATGCTGGTTGAGCTGTTTGAACGACACGATGCGCTTGACAACTTGCCGGCCTTTGTCGGTGGTAATGCGTGTCGGATCCACGGACTTACGCCACCACCACGTACTGTCCAGCTTATCGCAGAATCGTGGCAGGTTCCTGCCCGCTACGGCGATGTCGTGCCTTTTGCCGCCGGTCAGACCCTCCGCTGGCGGTTGGTGGAATAG